The Acidobacteriota bacterium region ACTTCGGCACCCTTGAGCACAAGGCCGACATCGACACGATCATCCAGAAATTTTCGGAGCACTGGCGCCTCGAGCGGATGGCGGTGGTGGATCGCAACATCCTCCGGCTGGCCGTCTTCGAGTTTCTCCATGAGACCGAGACGCCGACGACGGTGGTGATCAACGAGGCGCTGGAAATCGCCCGCAAGTTCAGCACCGAGGAATCCACCCAGTTCATCAACGGCATCCTGGATGCCATCAACAAGAACTACCTGCCGACGGTCCAGTCATAGCCGTTTCGGCGGCCGGCCGGACCAAACCCAGATTAGGAGATTGTGACATGAGCAGTCCGGAAACCGTCCTGACCCAGCACCGCCAGAGGAAGCTCGATGAGATCCGGGCGATGGGCGTCGATCCTTATCCGCACAAGTTCGCCTTCGACGCCACGGTGAGCGAGACGGTGACCCGTTACGCGACCATGGATCACTCTCAGCTCGACGCGGAGAGCCACCGCGTCCGCACCTGCGGCCGGATCCTG contains the following coding sequences:
- the nusB gene encoding transcription antitermination factor NusB yields the protein MGTRRKGRECALQLLYQADFSPMDAAAANDLYWQIHIKEETVRTYAEFLYFGTLEHKADIDTIIQKFSEHWRLERMAVVDRNILRLAVFEFLHETETPTTVVINEALEIARKFSTEESTQFINGILDAINKNYLPTVQS